In Paramormyrops kingsleyae isolate MSU_618 chromosome 18, PKINGS_0.4, whole genome shotgun sequence, the DNA window CCAAGGTGgttggtgtagcagatactgatctagcagcagagaggctacaacgagatcttgatttaattagtgactgggctgatacctggcagatgaaatttaacatagataaatgtaaggtaatccttgcggggagcagaaatataaagtacagatattttatgggttccactgaaataaaggttgctgattatgagaaagacctcggtgtgtatgttgatgcttccatgtcccactctcgccagtgtggggaagcaataaaaaaggccaataggatgttgggttacatctctaggtgtgtggagtttaagtcaagggaggtgatgctacgattatataattccttggtaggACTCCAACTAGAATATTATGgtcaggtttggtcaccataacttaagaaggacattgctgcctttgaaaaggtgcaacggagggctatgagaatgattcctggtcttagaggaatgtcttttgaggagaggttagctgagctgaatctgtttagccttgagcaaaggagactaaggggggacatgatccaggtctataagattctaacaggtctggatgctgttcagccaaatggctatttcaatattagtttaaatactagaacttgtggccataggtggaaattacctggagaacatttttaaatgaatttgaggaagtacttctttacacagcgtgtagttagagtatggaatagtcttcctgctagtgtagtgcaagctaaaaccctgggttcctttaaatcagagctagataagattttaacaactctgagctattagttaagttctccccaaacaagcttgatgggccgaatggcctcctctcgttttttaatttcatatgttcttatgttctatatgtatacatataaacacgttatatattacatttatttagtaagtacttttatttaaagtgacatacatttttttggagggggaaAGCAGGGTTGGACGATTGTTGAAGCAGCTAAcaattaagggccttgctcaggggccaagtgatgacatcactttgctaaacctgggatttgaactggcaaccttccgatcacaggcacaagtgtcctaacccactgtGCCACACGCAGCCCCTGTATAGTTTAGATATAATAAATGTATCAGTTTATCTCTGTATTTATTCATTGTCAAGCCACATATCTTTTTCAGGGGTGGGTCTGGAGCCAAACCTAAGCAGCACAGGGAGAATACACAGTGTCACACATGTGGGGGGGATTCAAGCCCACAACCCTGCAGGTGCGAAGCAGCACTGATGCTAGCTATATAACGGCAAGCAGTATAATTTAgaccagggtttctcaacccggtcctcgccaattgggagagagcaaaaacgtggaccgtctggtggtccccgaggactgggttgagaaaccttgatTTAGACTGCTTGTATTATGCAGTCGACCATTAGAACACTCCATCAGAGCCCCACATGGTTTGACGACCACCAGGGTTGAGACGGCATACCTGGACGATGTGGAGGAGCTGTCTCTGTGGTAATAATTTGGACCTGGATATCTCTGAGAACAACACCACTTACTAACACAAGTTAGTAAGTGGACTTACTTACTTACACACAACACCAATTAGTAACTAAAGTAAGGTATAACTGCAGTCTGCACTTTGATGATTTTCTCATATTTTTGCATAACTTTTATCTTTACTTTTATATACTTTGTatacatttctgtattttttataatttacgTTATCcttctgctttgtttttttgcacAGTCTGGAGTAGCAGCAATTTCATCTCACTGCTGGTGTACCACTACATTCATGCATGTGACGAATaaaaatcttgaatcttgattCTCTCATCACCGAGTAAAACACAGGAGGGGCTGTTAACATTAGTGCTGGGGGGCACCAGGCCTCATAACCCCCCTGCCATGGGGAGTAGGAGGGCCAGGCTGGGTTAGCTGTGGTCGGTTTGCTGGTTTACGTTGCGAGATACTGTCccccaaatgccccccccccccaaagtgccTCCGTATGCTTGGTCTGTGCCCCTGCTCCGTGTTTGGGGGGTTATGCATGTGTCCCTGCTTGTGTTTCCTAGGATAGGGTCCAGACTCGCCGAGACCCTGTATTAAGTAAGCAGTCATGCCCcagagcaactgggggttaagggccttgctctggGAGCCAACAGTAAAACCACTCTGCCGACCCTAGGATTTGatccaatgaccttctgatcgcaGCGCCCTaacccacagaaccacacaAAATAGGAGAACTGTCCTAACTTTAGAGGAGTGACTTGCGTGTGTTTTTATGCATTATTGTATGTGATCTAACACTATCCCTCCCCcacaccagcagagggcgccggGAGTGCCGCCACGCCCTTGTTCTGGTGTGATGCCAAAGAGTGCCGTGTGGCCAGGCAGCATGACTGTGGAAGGCATCCCCAGCGTGGCCTACGATGGCAGCTGTGACAGTGCGGTCAGCCTCGGCCCTGCCCTTGTAAGTGGCAAGTCTCCTTCTAACCTTCCTCTCCGTCCAAATTCATCTCACCATTTAGTGAGACCCACACTTCAACCTCGCACAACACAGCCGGACTTATTGCAGCCATCAGGAACGCTCTCGGAAAACACCATTCAGACCCCTTGTGCTTTGAGTGACCCCAGCCAAAGCGAAAATAGATGGAGCTTGCTAGATTAGTAGACCGTAAATTTTATTTCAACGGTTAATTTAGGAGGGATTGCTGGCTGCACAGAATGTGctctttttgtgtttgtttcacTTGGCAGACAGTTTTATAGTGACTTGCTTTTACGGTTTTAAGATACAAGTTTGCTATACAAATTACGCTGGTCCTAAACTCAAGAGCAGGCTTTAGTGATGGCTGTATTTTAAGCACATGAGACATATCAAACCTCGGGCTCTATTTAAATTTAGTTCAATAAATTCTTAGTGTGGTTTCTTTCATATGGGTCTTGGGTAAATATGTAGCTGGGTCGACTTGCTTTGCCAGGTCATTAAACATTGTTTTGTTCACCACGGTGTGTCAGGGTTGGAGGGCAGAGGCAGGCGGGTGAAGGTTCTTACCTTCGTCCCAGACGGAGCTGCGGTGCGATATTCAAAAAGACGCCAGTTAGGACTACGGGCACTTTGTGGCTGGAGGGGCACAAGCTCCTCAGAGATCTGAAGCGATCTTGCAGGGCTGAGGCAGCTGCAGTCTGCCTCTGAAAGACACCCGTGTTTAGATTGCCATTCCACCGGCGTCATGTGAAAAGTAAACACCTGTCAGCTTTTGAAATTCCTTCGATACCCATGGCCACCGCCTGTCGAGCACCTTATAGCTTTCAAAAAATCACCTTTTCTGCTCTGAAGCTTCCATTCTAACTTGGAACTAGCAGGAATCAGCACCCTGGAATATCACGTTTCCTTTTAAAAACTGGTTAGTCACCATGATGCTGTATCAAAAAGAACAGTAATCATGGTCATCCTGCATGGTCCCGCGTCATAGCTTCCACGGTCGGTCACGGCGGCGACTTTCCGGTGTTTGTCGAAGCTGGACTTCCACCCCTGCTAACCGGCCCTGGCCCatgtgtctgtactgcagagCAACGGCAGTCTGGAGGACCTGTCTGCGGCGGAGAGGGAATGCCTGATGTTCCTGGAGGAGACCATCGAATCCCTAGAGGCTGAGGAGGATCACGCCTCGTCCAGTATCACGGATAGCCCGACGTTCGAGACACCGGCCTTGTCTTGGAGTTTGGACCCACCCGGTACAGAGCGCCTCCATGTTTTCTAAAGCCAGTGGTTTTGTCAGGAAACTAATAATACTGACTAACTATTATAATTGAGGACCAGTAACCAAAACCTGCCATTATTCTCTTTCTCTGCTAGAGATTGAGAAGAATCTACCAGGTAAATTCCATGGTAGTCTCAGTATTTTCTGTGTATTTGACTTTATGCTTCATCTTCCAGGATGGGAAGGCGACGGGGGTACAGGGGTGCAAGAATTAcgagaccccctcccccctgccccgcACATGGGACACAGCGACCGCACCATTCATCCTGGAGTAGACGTCTCACCGCTGAAAGCGACACAATTAAACACAGAACTGCCTGACCAACCAAGGTCCACCGCAGAAAGCCAGAACCATGAAGGTCAGGACAGTGTCCCACCTGAAGTCAGCCTGGAGTTGATCCCACCTCCGTTAGACTTCAGGGATGATCCATTGGAGCAGAAAGATCCAGTCATCAGGGGTCCACTTATCCACAATGACCTTCAGAAACTGCAAAATCAAGCCAGTCTCAAGAAATCACCTCCTGTATCTCCTGACCCCAAGGGGAAACCTCTTCCTGAACATACCCTCAATGGCAGCATGCCATCTTCGCCTACTGAGGTTGTACCCATGCATGAGCTCGGTGAACAAAAGAGCAGCCCACCCACGGTGGCCCCCAAGCCCAAGAAGCTGCCTTCCAACATCATCCTGAAGAGCCACAAGACACCAGGGTCCAGCCAAGACTCTGCATCTCCAACAAACAGCACAACTACTTCCCCCAGCGAGAGGCTGGTGATGGACCCACAGAAGGTGAGGATGGAGGCCCTACGTAAAATTGGCCTTTTGAAGGCTGATGACGTTGACTGTGGGGTCACCCACAGTCCTGGCCACTCCCCCAAGTCTTACAGATTTTTCCAGCTCCCTACCCCACCCATCAGCCCTTCCTCCACCTTCTTACAGTCGAGCGATGTTAACATTGTTCCAGCATCTGCCTCGACCTTCAAGGAGCTCCATGAAGCGAGAGACAGACCAGCTCTTCCAGGGGGGCATCAAGAGCAGGTCAACAAGCCTGTGAACTTTCCTGGGGTCAAATCTGCATCCTTGGAGCGAAGCCCCTGCAGCCCTAGAAGGCATCAGGCCGGTCGTGGCTCCTTTGGCAGCCATCAGGGCCCCTCCAAGGCCATCGGCAACGGCTCCCCGTCCTCCGAGCACAACTCAAGGCCTCGACCCGCCTCTCTAGGCAACAGGCATGACTTAAGGGGCAACATTTCGCTGCCGAACACAGATGCTAAGGCATCAGAAGTCAGGGACAGGGAGAAGGTGGCCCCCCAATACGTGCTGGGCCCCCCCAAGCTCCCGCGCTCGCAGGGTGTCAGTGTAGTGATCAGCCCCCGCGGAGATGTGGGCGAGGCCCGCCGAGAGGCACTAAGGAAGCTGGGGTTGCTAAAGCACTGAGGCTCCCCTGCTCCTCAGGAAGCACCTCTGAGCTCAGGGCTGGAGCTCAGCCTCCCATTGGCTGGTTTATCCTGCAATAGTCACACAGGAGAACGATGTGAGAAGATCATTCATCCCACTGCCACTAATGTGCACCTTCTGGGACACAGATATGTAAATACctgctgtactgtatatggGATTGTTTGTGACGGATCAGTCTGagcaaatcttttttttccatgCATATCTTAAATAGTATCACTGTCTTTCATGGCTGTAAGAATTTTAGTTTTTAGTGAAGCTGAGTAATGTAACATTTAATTTGTAATATAAGGTATAACCGGTGGCCCTGTAATTAAGCATGAAGTTATGTAATGAGCTACGGGGGGGACTGTGATGTACCGTTGAGAGAGGTCCTTCTTAGAATGTGTTGCATTGCAAAGATCTTGTTACAAGAGCAGTGTGGGATATCATGTTACATTAAACctcccagctgtgtgtgtgaatgtgtctcgTTAATGTGTACGGCTTAAATATGAAAGGCTCAGTGTGTTCTGTCTGGGCTCATTCTGAAGGAACTGTTGTGATCGATCATAGGAGATATTTATAATGAGGTCTTTGGGCGTCTGTTTGAGGAGGCTGTCTGGGTTCGGCTCTGCAGCCAAAATCCCTGCTGAGTCTCACCAAGTTTTCATACTTGAACAAAGTGATCTTCTGCAGGTGTACCTCAGAATGAGCCAACGGGGATACTTTGGCGTATCTGCCAGCTTCAACAAGGACCAGCTACGATCTTCTTTGTGCCCAATGTCACAATTCCATTTATCTGGCATTTTATAAGGAGGCTTGGTTGTTAAACATGtcatctgtgtgtttttttttttggtatacGCTACTTCATGAAACTGGATAAGTCGTTGGAAGATTagcttatttttaatatttgtgGAATTAGTTTAGGTTCTTATATAAAGGTCATTTTGTAACATTCTCCTCCCCCTACCAAGCAGATGAAATTGAGAAAGGCTTGTATAACAAGAGTGtgctggtgttttttttaagtgtgaTGTGGGTGTGGATGAAGCTGCAGATTCAAGCCAAGTCTTCAGTCTACGGGAGTGTGTACGCTGTCACGTTGTGAAGACTGTTGTCATTGGTGTCTAATGAAACTCCCAGCATAACCATTAAGGacagagctggatgctgcatggGCCATCTGCTCGCGTATGGAAGGTACCATTATGAATCTTACATGGATTTACCTGTGACCCATCCCTCCGGAGCTGTGAAACTTGAGAAGCTGCAGACTTGACGGCCAGGTGTGTCGCAAGGAGGTGATGGTGGCTTTCTGCTCAGATGCTCGCCACGTTATCTGATGTGACAGGACTGGTCTGACCTGCTCTGGCTGGTGCCCAAAACACTGTGGTATTTACATTAACTCCTTAGCAGAAATAACATTTGTGCACCATACTCGTTCTTTTAAGTGTAAGCTGGTAACACCTACTCCAAGATGTGTccttcacatatgcaaattagaTTCATGCATTTCCTTGTTTAGAAGACCCCTTCATGCAAAGTGACATACACATTACAGAAGTCAGGTTCAGCCAGTCACTGAAGCAATTGGGGGTAGGGGACATTACTCAGGGCCCCGGTCACTCTTCCAACCATATAAATGTCACG includes these proteins:
- the LOC111837033 gene encoding specifically androgen-regulated gene protein isoform X2, yielding MRAPGVPPRPCSGVMPKSAVWPGSMTVEGIPSVAYDGSCDSAVSLGPALSNGSLEDLSAAERECLMFLEETIESLEAEEDHASSSITDSPTFETPALSWSLDPPGWEGDGGTGVQELRDPLPPAPHMGHSDRTIHPGVDVSPLKATQLNTELPDQPRSTAESQNHEGQDSVPPEVSLELIPPPLDFRDDPLEQKDPVIRGPLIHNDLQKLQNQASLKKSPPVSPDPKGKPLPEHTLNGSMPSSPTEVVPMHELGEQKSSPPTVAPKPKKLPSNIILKSHKTPGSSQDSASPTNSTTTSPSERLVMDPQKVRMEALRKIGLLKADDVDCGVTHSPGHSPKSYRFFQLPTPPISPSSTFLQSSDVNIVPASASTFKELHEARDRPALPGGHQEQVNKPVNFPGVKSASLERSPCSPRRHQAGRGSFGSHQGPSKAIGNGSPSSEHNSRPRPASLGNRHDLRGNISLPNTDAKASEVRDREKVAPQYVLGPPKLPRSQGVSVVISPRGDVGEARREALRKLGLLKH
- the LOC111837033 gene encoding specifically androgen-regulated gene protein isoform X3, giving the protein MPKSAVWPGSMTVEGIPSVAYDGSCDSAVSLGPALSNGSLEDLSAAERECLMFLEETIESLEAEEDHASSSITDSPTFETPALSWSLDPPGWEGDGGTGVQELRDPLPPAPHMGHSDRTIHPGVDVSPLKATQLNTELPDQPRSTAESQNHEGQDSVPPEVSLELIPPPLDFRDDPLEQKDPVIRGPLIHNDLQKLQNQASLKKSPPVSPDPKGKPLPEHTLNGSMPSSPTEVVPMHELGEQKSSPPTVAPKPKKLPSNIILKSHKTPGSSQDSASPTNSTTTSPSERLVMDPQKVRMEALRKIGLLKADDVDCGVTHSPGHSPKSYRFFQLPTPPISPSSTFLQSSDVNIVPASASTFKELHEARDRPALPGGHQEQVNKPVNFPGVKSASLERSPCSPRRHQAGRGSFGSHQGPSKAIGNGSPSSEHNSRPRPASLGNRHDLRGNISLPNTDAKASEVRDREKVAPQYVLGPPKLPRSQGVSVVISPRGDVGEARREALRKLGLLKH
- the LOC111837033 gene encoding specifically androgen-regulated gene protein isoform X1, which gives rise to MQRAPGVPPRPCSGVMPKSAVWPGSMTVEGIPSVAYDGSCDSAVSLGPALSNGSLEDLSAAERECLMFLEETIESLEAEEDHASSSITDSPTFETPALSWSLDPPGWEGDGGTGVQELRDPLPPAPHMGHSDRTIHPGVDVSPLKATQLNTELPDQPRSTAESQNHEGQDSVPPEVSLELIPPPLDFRDDPLEQKDPVIRGPLIHNDLQKLQNQASLKKSPPVSPDPKGKPLPEHTLNGSMPSSPTEVVPMHELGEQKSSPPTVAPKPKKLPSNIILKSHKTPGSSQDSASPTNSTTTSPSERLVMDPQKVRMEALRKIGLLKADDVDCGVTHSPGHSPKSYRFFQLPTPPISPSSTFLQSSDVNIVPASASTFKELHEARDRPALPGGHQEQVNKPVNFPGVKSASLERSPCSPRRHQAGRGSFGSHQGPSKAIGNGSPSSEHNSRPRPASLGNRHDLRGNISLPNTDAKASEVRDREKVAPQYVLGPPKLPRSQGVSVVISPRGDVGEARREALRKLGLLKH